The genomic region CCTCTTTATCTCTTCCCATCTCTCCTCCACATCTTTATCTGTTCTAAGAACCTCGTCTTTAAAGACATGGGGATGCCTTCTTACAAGTTTCTTAAGTAGAGTATCAATTACATCAGTTATATTGAATTCATCTCTCTCCCTTCCAATCTCACATTGAAAAATTATGTGAAGAAGTACATCTCCAAGTTCTTCAACAAAATTATCTAAATCACCTTCCTTCTCAGCTTTAACTACCTCTTCCACTTCATCAATGAAATACTTCATAAGTGAAGACCTTGTTTGTTTTCTGTCCCACGGACACTCTTTTCTTAAGACCTTCATTGTTTCAAGTAAGACATAGAACAACTCTTCCTCTTTATCCGGATATATAACAGGGATTAACTCCTCAACTTCATAAATAAAACTCTCCTGAGATAGTGTTTCTACACCACTTCCTCTTTTATTTCTAACCATCTTTATACTATCTTCGGCACTAAAACCCTTCCAGATGTAATAAACCGAAAGCATTGTCCCAGTTCTTCCAATTCCAGCACGGCAATGGACAAGCACAGGTTGCCCCCATACCTCCATTAGTTTCGCCCATTTTAAAAATTTCTTAACTTGAGAAAGAGAAGGAACTCCAAAATCACCTATAGGCAGGTGAAGATGCCTGAATCTATACTTCTCAATTAAGGACTTTGAAACATCCTCTTCAGTTAATGTAACTATAGCTCTTATGCCAACACTTTTTAAAAATTTGAAATGTTCCTCTGTATATGGAAAATCTGAGGCGGCAATTTTATCCTTCTCAACCCAGGAAAAATTTGAAAAAGGGAAGGTTTTCATTACCAGAGTTCCTCTTTTATAGGGATCTTTCTTCCATCCTTTTCAAAGTATGTTTTTAATGCATCAACAAATTGTTTTGAGAAAGGAATCATAAATGCTGCCCTTTCCACCTTTCCATCCTTTTCAAAGTAAAATGCAAGAGACTTCCAATATAGGGGTAAACCTTTATGGTTATCTGTAATAGCTATATACATTAACTTATCCTTAGGTATAGTTAATTCTCTATTGTCAAATCTTCCTTTGTAGAATATCCTGTCCTTAAATAGGAATATCTGACCACTTGATCTTAATAACCCTCCAGGCTCTGATTGAAGACCAAAGAAGTATGTCCCATGTGCTTTAAATATAATTTTTTCATCTTTAAACCTTTCCTTAAGATGGTGTACATCCTGTTGCTTCCACCACATATAAAGAATCATCACGACTATTACTATAACAGGAATAAGATAGTCTGAATTTATTTTCAAGAAACTAACCATATACACTCCTTCATTTCAACTTTGAAAGAAAATAGATTATCTTTCTCTTCTCATATCCATATCCGATACCCTTCTTTCTTCCAAGGGCTCTGAGGAGAGCTTCTGCTATCTCTTCATCACTCTTTCCTCTCTTTCTTAATTTCCTTATATAATCCTTGTTCATCTCCAGAAGTTTCATGTATCCTTTGTTTTCATTGGACCAAGAGGAGAAGAAAGCAACAAGAGATGTAAGAAATCCGAAGCCAACTATTACATATATATCGTATCTTCTATCTGAATAGAGATATTTTAATAGATACTTTGGGTGTCCAGACCAAAAAATAAGATAAAAGGTAAAGGAAAAAAGTAAAATAACAAAAACTATATATAAATATCTTCCAACCTTTTTCAAGCTTCTCTACCTCCTTTATAAATGAAAAGAGGGTGGACTTTTCCACCCTCTTTTATACCATAACTAACCCTTTCTACTTCTGCACCCTTTCAAATCCTTTAAGCTTTGCCTCTTCTCCTTCCTTCATCTGTGCCCAT from Caldisericia bacterium harbors:
- a CDS encoding dual specificity protein phosphatase family protein — encoded protein: MKTFPFSNFSWVEKDKIAASDFPYTEEHFKFLKSVGIRAIVTLTEEDVSKSLIEKYRFRHLHLPIGDFGVPSLSQVKKFLKWAKLMEVWGQPVLVHCRAGIGRTGTMLSVYYIWKGFSAEDSIKMVRNKRGSGVETLSQESFIYEVEELIPVIYPDKEEELFYVLLETMKVLRKECPWDRKQTRSSLMKYFIDEVEEVVKAEKEGDLDNFVEELGDVLLHIIFQCEIGRERDEFNITDVIDTLLKKLVRRHPHVFKDEVLRTDKDVEERWEEIKR